The following are encoded together in the Paludisphaera mucosa genome:
- a CDS encoding PP2C family protein-serine/threonine phosphatase, producing the protein MNWDDIIIDASASDTGMRRQNNQDSFAAVRAANRETWRRRGHLFMVADGMGAHAAGELASKMACDLIPHSYMKAKVGAAGEAIAKAFRDVSAQIHVRAAANRDFDGMGTTCSSLLLMPEGALVAHVGDSRVYRVRERRIDQLSFDHSLVWELVRRNHLTPEQANVSIPKNVITRSLGPAEVDVDLEGPFAVHEGDVFLLCSDGLSGFVTDPELGAFAGHFHPRDACRYLVHLANLRGGLDNITVLIVRVGPWVDPESGETDAHDPDAKKGRPTNGATKSWKDRLVARFTGPKPLQTLAPEDEHRYRTAECAIDDRLVEELSQLVEDVREAAISQAWSVDWTQLSEHRRKLAEAQAARNAWVSLREIGEIASMLGQAGRFHRKHAAT; encoded by the coding sequence GTGAACTGGGACGACATCATCATCGACGCCTCGGCCTCCGACACGGGGATGCGCCGTCAGAACAATCAGGACAGCTTCGCGGCCGTCCGCGCGGCCAACCGCGAGACCTGGCGGCGCCGCGGGCACCTGTTCATGGTGGCCGACGGCATGGGCGCGCACGCCGCCGGCGAGCTGGCCAGCAAGATGGCCTGCGACCTGATCCCGCACAGCTACATGAAGGCCAAGGTGGGCGCGGCCGGCGAGGCCATCGCCAAGGCCTTCCGCGACGTCAGCGCGCAGATCCACGTCCGGGCCGCGGCCAACCGCGACTTCGACGGCATGGGGACCACCTGCTCGTCGCTCCTATTGATGCCCGAGGGGGCCCTGGTCGCGCACGTCGGCGACTCGCGGGTCTACCGCGTCCGCGAGCGCCGCATCGACCAGCTCTCGTTCGACCACAGCCTGGTCTGGGAGCTGGTGCGCCGCAACCACCTGACGCCCGAGCAGGCGAACGTCTCGATCCCCAAGAACGTGATCACCCGGAGCCTGGGCCCGGCCGAGGTCGACGTCGACCTGGAAGGCCCGTTCGCCGTCCACGAGGGGGACGTCTTCCTGCTCTGCTCCGACGGCCTCTCCGGCTTCGTGACCGACCCCGAGCTGGGGGCCTTCGCCGGCCACTTCCACCCCCGCGACGCCTGCCGCTACCTCGTCCACCTGGCGAACCTCCGGGGCGGGCTCGACAACATCACCGTGCTCATCGTCCGCGTCGGCCCCTGGGTCGACCCCGAGTCGGGCGAGACCGACGCGCACGACCCCGACGCCAAGAAGGGCCGGCCGACCAACGGCGCGACGAAGTCGTGGAAGGACCGGCTCGTCGCGCGGTTCACCGGCCCCAAGCCGCTCCAGACGCTGGCCCCCGAGGACGAGCACCGCTACCGGACGGCCGAATGCGCGATCGACGACCGGCTCGTCGAGGAGCTTTCGCAGCTCGTCGAGGACGTCCGCGAGGCGGCCATCTCGCAGGCCTGGTCGGTCGACTGGACCCAGCTCTCCGAGCACCGCCGCAAGCTCGCCGAGGCCCAGGCCGCCCGCAACGCCTGGGTGTCGCTCCGCGAGATCGGCGAGATCGCCTCGATGCTCGGCCAGGCCGGCCGGTTCCATCGCAAGCACGCCGCCACCTGA